The following nucleotide sequence is from Primulina tabacum isolate GXHZ01 chromosome 2, ASM2559414v2, whole genome shotgun sequence.
ATGAATTGACTATCTTTTCATGCTCTCTATtaaacaatctctggaccactACCAATCTTCTACTTGTTATGTCTTATCTATATTGGCACTCTTTTCATTCTTTCCAAATTAACAAGTATTTAAATGTGttgcattttttttattaattagatTCCTTATTACATCATTAATCTTTCTCACATAtacttattaaaattttatttttttagggaTCAATTTTATGTAGTGAATAGTGATAATCATGCAAAGATCTACAAACACAACATCTGCATGCTCATCGTGCAAGCATCAGAGGAAGAAATGCACTGATAAGTGTATATTGGCACCATTTTTCCCAGCGACTAAAGCCCTTGAATTCCAGGCCGTTCACAAGGTATTTGGCGTGAGTAATGTGACGAAAATCGTGACGAATCTCAAGGAGGAAGATCGGAAGATAGCTGTGGATTCACTCGTATGGGAAGCCCTGTGCCGGCAAAAAGACCCTGTGCTTGGCCCCTACGCCGACTACCGAAGAGTATGTGAAGAGCTTAGGCTATACAAAAACCAATTTCGCCAACTCCCCATCACTCAAGGGAGTTTAGTTTATAAACCAACGCAAGGACTAACGGGATGGAATATTAATAACAAGGTTGCAAGCGGCGACAACGACGACGGCGTCGATAATAATAGTTCTATGAATAATATTCACATAAACGGGAATTCTGTGATGGATTTTTACACCTTCAGCTATAATGATTCTGCACATAATATTCAAGATTCGAACAAATTTATAAGACCCGAAAAACAGAATGACTCTTCTTTGATTCTTCCTCAGCAATATCTGCCGAATGCTTTCAACCAGCAGTACTTCATTACAGGTATACGATTTATAATAatcaatgttttttttaatagtaaataaattaaagtttatgattatgatattgtttttatatatttaattacaGGCAAATATAATCCAATGGATTCCAAATCCATGGAAAGCACGTTATGGGAAGGCAGCTCTTAGTTCTTCTAAATTTGCTTAGCTTTATGCCTTTATCTTCTCGTTTATATACAACGTTGTACTTTCAACTTTGTAAAGGATACGTTGatgaaaaaaatcaataaattagaTATATaccattaattatttaatactcTTATGCTCCGTTTGGTACGTGTGATAggataagtaaatgattaataattagagtaattaaaaaatgagatatatggattAATAGTATGGTGTGATAAATAACAtgatgtttggtatgatttaaaaatgatggattaattttgtaaattttattgtaatgaccaaaatgcctcaaatactaattaaatatatattcttaaaactaattgaatagataattaaatatttataattataatgtacatttattaaaattaatttaaatatatttattagaaataaattttaaatatgcatttattttaataaataaaataacaataatattttgaatgttaatgttaaataaagttttagtaataattacaatattattgttttttcttaaaataattataaatattcttaaaataatttgataaataattaaatatttataattaataattgaaatagtagtaatattttgaatattaattttaatgttaaataaagttcagtgatattataatattattatttttttaataattataaatatttttaaaataattaaatagataattaaatatttataattataatttatgtttattaaaattaatttaaatatatttattagaaatatatttgaaaatattacggtaatcattaaacacaataaattagaatttaataaatatttatttttataagagATAAGATGATAAAAATGTAATTTGTGATGTGTTGATAAATTATCTCACTTAATTGgttagattaataatcaaataattaatcataaaattaGGTCTTAAACCGgatcaaaatgattattaatatatcttaaaattttaaccaaacatTAGATAAGTACGTGATTATTCATCTATCCTTATTTAATCATATCAACCAACACACCCTTAaggatttaatatttttttaataagttTTGACAATTAATTATTCGATATCCCCGGAATGTTGTCCACTTAGTTCAATGTTGAGAGATGTTAGCATATATTGTCATCCGCTTGTTATTCATGCTAGTTACTCTCGCACGCTTGTATGTtcttttttgtaattaatttggTTTATGTTCAAATATGAGTAATATCTTAATTGTAAAAATTAATGAAGAGCAGTGGCGGAACCAGAAATATGGTTATGTTCGGGTTAGAATTTAAActctataatattttaatattttaaattgatctacccgagctaatatcatattattccaaaattatacaaaatttacatataatttttttaaaaaaaattggtccACCCGGGATATACATGCACGTGGCTCTGCCACTAATGAGGAGTCACACTTCAATTCGAaacgataaaaaaaaaaaaaaaaaacaatgatcAAACACCAAATTTATCTTTGTTATCCAGATTTttaataatagtaatagatacaaatatattttatttatagttTGTAATGGtttaggaaaaaaattaaaaaatattacaaaaactcttataagaccgtctcacggaccaattaatgaaaatatattattttttatgtcaaaactatTATTTGAGTTGGGTCGACTCGTTTCACATGTATAGATAGATAAATGAAACAGTCTTACAAGAAacctaattaataaaaaaaatataactcGTGATAAAAGATGTAgagaattaattattatttttacctaattttgaatttttaggAATATGATTTTTTTGGTTTCGTCTTatattattcttaaaaaaaaattgattttcaaTGATATGGTCGAATATTAAAATCTCTACATATTATTTTAatgatgaaaaataaaaatcgaaTGAAAGATCAAGAGTGAGTTCCTCGAACTCTTCAACCCAAAAGAAATGTGAATAAAACTGGAAATCCACGTAAGCCCTAaaacgtaaaaaaaaaaaaacagtttttttttttaatttttttttccaaaaaaaataaaaatcaaaatccacgtttttttttaattttttttttccaaaaaaaataaaaatcaaaatccacGTGAACCCTAAACCCCACTGCTATATCACAAGAGTACCGGGTCTCCTCCTACCTCGAGCTCTTCAGCTGGGAGCCATTCCGTAATCCGTTATGGTCGGTCCATTGTTCCGCTCTCTATTCTCATCTACCAGCAGGAAATTCTGCTCCAATTACTTCCAGCGCCACGGGTTTTCACGGGCTTTGGGCTTCACTCGGCCCTTCTCACAGGTCGCCGCCGCCACCTCCGCCTCTGTCGCCTCATCATCGCATGAGGCCGCTGGAACCGGTGATTTGGACCCTTCTCGGCTGCGAAATGTAGCCGTTATAGCGCATGTTGACCACGGGAAGACCACACTCATGGACCGGCTCCTACGTCAATGTGGCGCCGATGTCCCCCATGAACGGGCCATGGATTCGATCACCCTCGAACGAGAGCGTGGAATCACCATTGCGTCGAAGGTGCTTTAGTACTTtcctgatttcatgttttgtgATTGTGATTATGTAAAGGAATTAGTTTTTATTGTACttgatgttttttttaatattacttGAATTTCATTTCGAATGTAATTTTTACCTTGTTAAGGTTTTACTTTGTGCATGTTCTTGTTATTGAGGAGTGATTTGGAGTTTTCAGGGTTTAAGTGTTTTATTTAAGTGGTATTGTTGGCACGAGTTAGGTGTAATATCCTTATCCTAGTTTTTCTTCCATTATTACTTCTTATTATCCTTCACCGCAGGGTACTGAAGTTCATTAGTGCATATCATCTTCTGAAGTTTCATTTTAATATGCGGTATTTTTTactgttgaattacattgttgAATCCATATGTTGAGATTCCATCAGCTGTGGGCTGTGATGAAAAAAAGGCCGGGCTTACGGCTGCTGCCATATGGTTGGTAGTAGATTGATGAAAGCTTGTGCAAGGTATCTTTTTCTGAGCCATCTGcataatgatctaaattcatGCATAGTCTACTATTACTTGGTGAAAAAGTACAAATTATTGTTTCTACCATCCTGTATATGTTTTTTATTGCAATAGAAATTGGTTTTCTGAAGTGCGAATTAACCGGGACTTCCAATTGTAGATTATGAATATTTCTTGCGGAATATACCTTTAAGTAACATGACATTCACCAGTTGAAGATTACATTTCCACTTTATGATATGGGAAATATGTGGCTTCCTTTAACCTTATTCTTCTATATTTTTTAGTGTTGGATTCTTGTTATAGTGTTGGATTCTTGATAGCTTTTCATTTACTATgtttatcatcataatcatatgCAGGTTACATCTATTTCGTGGAAAGAGAATGAACTGAATATGGTTGACACACCTGGACATGCAGATTTTGGTGGTGAAGTATGCTATTAAGACTCCTTCACACCACACTTTAAACACAATGACATCTTCGAAGAGCTTAGAAATTATGTAACATAGTGTTTGTTTTAATGATGATAATTGGTTCAAAGTATCACTGCTTCAGCTACTTGGCTACTGCTTCATTTCTCTGAATTTTTACTTATAAATTTGTTGTTCGGTTTTTCCTTTTGCTTAGGAATGAGGAAAATGAGAGATGTTgactaaaatttatttttcaattttgctGCAGCTGTCAGTAATGGGCAATATACAATCCCACGACGTTGTGATTCAAATAGTCACTTTGATATATAGCAAGCATATGTGGGTTTGGCGCTGATAATTAGCTGGTTAAATtttcaatttcaaaatattggcAAATAAATTATCTATATGTATCATATTCAGCTTCCCTTTGTCTTTGCCGAGTGATTTGtatcaaatatttataaaatgggCCTAAACCTCATATAAAAATGAGAAGCAGTCCAACTACCATGGAAAAATGTTTCATGATACAACTCTTGGTGAAGGCGTGAAAAAAATAGTTTCATAAATAGAGTGTAAATTTTAAGCTGGATaggattaattaaaataattacttCCCTTTGATAATTTTTAATCCTTTCAGTATTGCAATGTTCCCTCATTCAGTAAATCAGTTATTCACAGCCATTATCAGAACTAATATCACCATTGCAACCTTCTGGAATTCTGACCCATATAACACCAAATCTAAATTTTCTTCCAGTTTTTGCCTGGTAACTGTTTCTGTTTCTGTTCCTTAATGAACTAAACAGTGCGATTTTCATTATTCTAAAAGTTACATGTTACACATCAGTTCACCTTGATCGGCTCATTATTACTCTTGCTGAATTAATAATAACAGTTTTATCGACTTGTCAGTCATCCCTTAGAAATAATACTTGGAGCTTGAAGTGATGCCTTGTCTCATCTTTCCCTTTGCTATAAGTTAACCTTTTATCATTCATTATCTATTATGTCATAGGTTGAGCGGGTTGTGGGCATGGTTGAGGGAGCAGTTTTAGTTGTTGATGCTGGTGAAGGCCCCCTTGCACAGACTAAGTTTGTTCTTGCAAAGGCTTTAAAATATGGTCTACGTCCTCTACTTCTTCTAAATAAAGTAGATCGGCCCTCAGGTACAATGTATTCTGTCTTGTGGGTTGATAAAACCTCTCATGGTGTTTGCATTCTCTTCAAGCATGTCaatgctaaaaaaaatatttggaattagttgagatgatcaagatttaagACACATACATATGTTCACTGGGGTATTGAAAATATATAGGAATATCTAAATTGTTAATAATTAGAGAATCCATCTTCTTCATGAATAAAACATGatttcttatattttaaaattttgaaaaatttttaaaattgctTTCACACATTATAGTGACCGAAGAGAGGTGCAATGAAGTCGAAAGTTTGGTGTTTGACCTTTTTGCCAATCTTGGTGCTACAGGTGATTCTCATATTGTTAAATTTTtagtaattttcttgattttgattgcCATTTTTTAACAATGATTGTGCAACCAGTATTTTTCATTTGCTTGGTACGATTTCCTCAGAGGAGCAATTAGAGTTTCCTGTTCTGTATGCATCTGCAAAAGAAGGATGGGCTTCATCCACCTATACAAAATGTCCTACTGATGATGCCAAGAATATGTCTGACTTGCTTGATGCAATCATAAGACACGTTCCTCCTCCAAGTGCTAGCCTTGATGCACCCTTTCAGATGCTGGTTAGTTAGGGTCTCTATTAGCATCTTTCCTTCTGAAAGATGCACTCTCTGGAATTAATTTGTTGCATcattattgatttgtttttgatgTTGATAAATCCTTGACAAAGAAAAGCTTGCTGGCTTCAGATTCAAGATTTCTAACAAGTTATGATACTCTTGTGTTTCTTATTGGAAAATAATGGAAGTATTTTAAATGTAATGAATTAGGAATGTATATTATTGACTTCATAGAATTATGTTGTAACTAGTGGTAATTAGTCTTGTGGCATCCATCGATTTACATAATTCTAGGACATCCAATAAATTAGGTTTGATACAGTGCAGCGCAGGTCTAGGACATCCAATTAGTCTTGGTTTCAATGCACCTGTAGTGGTCTAGATCCTGCCACAAGCTTTGCAAATATACATAATTCTATGAAGTCAATAAAAATTAGTCTTGGTTTCAATGCACATGTAGTGGTCTAGTTCCTGCCACAAGCTTTGCAAATATGCATAATTCTATGAAGTCAATAATATCCAATAAATTAGGAATGTATATTATTGCCACAAGCTTTATCATTTTAGACTAGGACATCTATCATTTGGGATCCTAAAAATTAGGTTTCCTGCTCTGTTTAATGGATTGAGGAATGAGCATTTTCATTGTGAGATTTGTGAGCTAACAAAACATAAACGTGTACCATTCccaattcaaaataaaaaatattctatTCCATTTTACTTAATTCATAGTGATATTTGGGGATCTtccatggtctcaaatgtgtggCTCATGGTGGTTTGTTTCATTTATCGACGATTGCACTAGATTCTCTTGGATCTTTCTTCTCAAATCTATATCTGATGTTAGCAGTGTACTCCCAAAATTTCATGACATGATCCAAAATCAGTTTGAAGTGAAAATAAAAAGGTTCAGGTCTGATAATGCGAGAGATTATTTCAATCAACCACCTGACCTTTTCTTTTCCATCAAAATGTTCCAAAGAACTATTGGGGTGAAGCCGTTCTTACAGCCACATGTTCGATCAATCCGATTACCTTCAAGGGTTTTGGCGTTTAAAACACCAATAGACTCTTTCTAAATTCTATATTTCTATCTAGACAACAAATAATCTCACTCCTAGAATTTTGGATGCACTGCATTTGTTCATATTCACAGTCATGACGGGGGGAAATTAGATCCGAGAGCTATTAAGTGCATCTTTATGTGATATTCTTCGACTCAGTTGATACAAATGTTACCATCCTCCGACAAGAAAGATGTTTATTTCCGCCGATGTCACGTTTGAAGAGCAGCTACCTTATTTCTCTAATTCTTATCTTCAAGGGGAGACACTGTCCTCTATGGAAGATATATACCCTCTGCAATATCATGTCCATCCCAATCTCATGAACCTGTATTGTCTTCTCCAATTGAGTCCATCACAGCCAAGCGCTGTGTCAAATATCTCACCCACTACAGAGGATAAAGCCCTTAGTGACTCATTTAGGTTTGACCAAGTTTACGCCAGACGTTTAGACCGACTTCCAGCTCGTGTGCAAGCTCAAGAGTCACGTCCTATTCCTGGAATGAGGTGAGTGCAGTTTCAAATATTGATTCCGATTCTCATCAATTAGCAACTGGTGATCATTTGCCAGTTGCTGTTAGAAAAGTCACAAGGGATTGTACCAAGCCTCTAGTATATTCTATGACAAATTTTGCGTCATTCAAAAATTTCTCACCATCACACAAGAACTTCCCAGTAAAACTAAATACAATTCATATTCCTAATACTATTTTTGAGGCATTATATGATGAGAAATGGAAAACTGATATGAGAGAAGAAATGCAGGCTCTTGAGAAGAACAACACATGGGAAATAATAGAACTGCCATCAGGGAAGAAAGTGGTTGGATGCAAATGGGTGTTTGTTGTGAATTACAAATCAGATGGCTCGTTGGAAAAATATAAGGCTAGGGTTGTGGCAAATGGGAATTGACTATTAGGAGACATTTGCTCCCGTGGCAAAAATGAACACGGTTAGAATTTTGATATCACTGTCGGCCAACTTCAATAGGTACTTAGAATAGTTTGATGTGAAAAATGTGTTTCTTCATGGAGACTTGAAATACGAGATTTATATGGAACTTCCTCTGAGATTCAAAGGGAATTCAAAGAATAACAAGGTTTGCAGGTTAAATAAggcaatatatggtctcaaacaaTTTCCTAGAGCTTGGTTTGGAAGATTTTCCAAAGTGATGATAGCCTTAGGATATAAATAGAGTCAAGGTGATCACACTCTCTTTATCAGACATTCAGATTCAGGGTGAGTGATAGTTCTCTTGGTGTATGTTGATAATATAATTGTCATAGGTAATGACGAGAAGTAAAAAAGAAGCCTTGTATAACCAAGGAGTTTGAGATAAAAAGCTTGGTatgctcaaatatttcttgGGAATCGAAGTAGTGCATTTCAGTGAAGGAATTCTCATTTCACAACAAAAGTACGTCAGCAATCTCTTGAGAGAAACAAGAAAGTCATGTAAACCAGCATCTACGTCGATTGACCCAAATCACAAACTTGGTGAGGGAAATGAAGATCTAGTTGTGGACAAAGAGAAGCTCATATATGTGGCTCATACTCGCCAGATATTGCATTTGCTGTTAGTGTAGCAAGCCAATTTATGCATAGTGTAGTGAGCCAATTTATGCAAAATCCCAAAGAGGTTCATCTGCAAGTAGTTAAGATGATACTACAATATCTAAAAGAGAATCCTGGTAAGGGTATCTAATTTAGGAAAAATGGGGGACTGACACTCGAAGTTTATACCAATGCTGATTATGTAGGCTTACCTATTGATAGAAGATCAACCTCTGGCTATTGTACTTTCCTTGGAGGAAATCTCGTGACATAGAGAAGTAAGAAGTATAACGTAGTTGCTAGATCGAGTGTTGAGCTAGAATTTAGAGCAATGGCTTTGGGAATATGCAAGCTTCTAtggattaaaataattttagagGACCTGAAGATCATGTGGGAAGAGCCGGTGAGATTATTATATGACAAGTCTGCGATCAAACTGTTCAACACGATAGAACAAAACATATTGAGGTAGACAAACACTTCATAAAGGAGAAGCCGGATAATAGATTGATTTGCACCCTTTATATCTCGACCAAGGACCAACTTGCCGACATACTTACCAAGGGACTTGATGGCACAACATTTCAAGGATTTGTCTCCAAGCTGGGATTAAAAGATATATATTCTCCCGCGTGAAGGGGGTGTTGGAAAATAAGGGAAATATTTAAAGGTAATAAATTAGGAATGTATATTATTGACTTCCTAGAATTATGTTGTAATTAGTCTTCTCGATTGTGTAGGagatttatttttcctttttctttttactGTAGTCAAGGCTAGAGATTATCGTTCGCTCTTATATAAATAGAGGTGTTGGCCTCATTCAAAGATATATATTAGAAATATTATTCTCTCAACTTCGCTTTTGTTCTGGGTATCTACCTAGCGTTTGCttactttattttaaaactttccTTTGCCTTAGTTAACTTATTGTTTCAGAATATGCAAATTGGATTCTATGGTGGATTTACACTTTTACTGAGAAACATTAAAGAAGATGGTTAATAGTTCCTTTCAGGTGTCAATGATGGAAAGAGATAATTATGTTGGACGAATTTTGACGGGTCGTATCTCCTCCGGGATTCTCCATGTTGGTGATAAAGTGCACGGACTTCATAAAACAGATTCTGGAATTGCCAAAATTGAAGAAGGGAAGGTTTGTAGCCTTGTACTTTGCTCCTAACTTTACCTATCTACCTATTGTACTATCTTGTTGATATGCCTGATTTCATGGATCTTGTAGAATCTTGTTAAAGTTTTATGTGAGACTGGATACAAAGTTATTTATAAGCCAGTGGTCCATGTCATTCTACTCACTTCTTGTAAGAGCAATCCTAATTTTACTTTACTTAGCTTTGTGCTACACATATGCGCATATTTGgagatgaaaaaggaaaaaaaaggaatTTAAATTAGAGAGAGTGCTATTGGAGTTACCTTTTCTTTGGAAAGTTCCTCGTGCTACTTTATTTGGAACTCGGTCATGAGCTAAGGGAGATTTTCATACATGGATTCCCTAAACTAGGACCAATCTCTTTTAGACATCACAATTGTCAAGAAGTTTGTAATTATATTGAAAACACAAGTTCTCTGGGTAAACGCTTCTGAATCTGGTGGTCATGGATCAAAAGCTCATCGGCTCTGCTCCTTATTCTGAGGTTGTTAAAGTGAACCACGCTCCTTGTTTGTCATAGAATGTGATGTGCATGAAGAAAGGTGAAAAACACTCTTACAGAGATCTACAATGACATAATCTGCTAGAGTCTAATTGTGTCTCCACCCATTAATAATTGTCTTACTGAATAGCAATCCTACTCTGCCCAGTCAAAttgttttctatttattttcgAAGCTGTATAGCTACACCAGGTTGGGAGATTCCTGATATGTGCGCTAAACTATGTACTTCTTTGTGAATATCAGGCCTTGCCAGGATGAGAAGGTAGTATAACTACTTCATCCATGTGGTTACCCTTTATAATAAATATTCACCCGGATTCTGTAAAATTATGTTTTGAAGTTTTAGGAATGTCTTTGTCACATTCCATGCTCACCGGCTCTCACAAATGTGACTTTAAATTATTAGCTCCACTAGCAGTTTTTGCTTATTCATCCTTAATTTGCAATCATAGTTAACTTGATTTGCTAGATATTCAATTGCATTCTTAAAAAGTAATTCATATCTAGGCCACAATTCAATGTGGGATCCTTCAGATTGAAATAACCTCATCATGGCTTAACCGACTAAATCGGCTATGTTTAGAAGTGGCTTCTATTGGTTTGGGAAATGGTCCCTGTGCACTCAGTATTTTCTCCCCCAGTTCGAATCATGGCTCCCGCACAAAAATATCTTGTCCCACAAAGCAACTACCTTCTGGTTTTCATGCTTGTGGCAGTCTCCTATACTATTTTGTCTACCACCCTGAACCTTTAAATATATTGCAAGTTCAACTTTAACTCTCTAGCAGTCATTTTGTATTTGTGCTCAATCTGCAGAAGTGATTAGCTTAAGTTGTTAGAAATCAATTGCATTTTTAAACGAGTTTCTTCACACTTTTCCTGCAATCTAATATGAGGCAAGTATTAATACAATGCCTGTCAAAACCTCTCCCCTTGGTTAGGTGGTTGGAAAGTGTATTGGAAAAGATAGATCTATTGAACTTATCTGTGAGCTGTTGACATGATTTAAGACGAGAGTTAGAAAAGCAATTCACGGAAGAGGAGGTTAAGAAAGCTGTCTTTCAATGTGATGGAGGGAAGAGTCCGGGGGCAGATGGATTTACTTTGGctttttttcaaaattgttGGGATATAGTCAGAAGAGATCTAATGAAGGTTTTTGATGAGTTCTTTCAAAGTGGGATAATAAATGGTGCGACTAATGAAACATATATTTGTTTGATACGAAAGAAAGATGATTCGAATAAAGTGAAGGACTTTAGACCGATAAGCCTGACAACAAGTTGGTATAAGATCATAGCGAAAGTCCTAACAGCGAGAATTAAGACAGTGATAGCACATACCATAACTGAATCTCAGAATGCTTTCGTTGAAGGAAGACAAATCCTAAATTGTGGCCTCATAGCGAATGAATTGATCGAAGAGGGgagaagaaagaaaaagagGGGATGGCTTTTGAAGGTGGATTTCGAAAAGGCTTATGACAATGTTAGTTGGGATTTTCTGGATTTTGTTCTGATGAATAAGGGGTTTGGAAGAAGATGGAGATCTTGGATTAAAGGTTGTGTATCGAATGTTTCTTTCTCCGTCATGATTAATGGGAGACCGAGAGGTAAATTCAAGGCGTTTAAAGGTCTTAGACAAGGAGACCCATTGTCTCATTTCTCGTTCAATTTGGTAGTAGATGT
It contains:
- the LOC142538024 gene encoding LOB domain-containing protein 2 — translated: MQRSTNTTSACSSCKHQRKKCTDKCILAPFFPATKALEFQAVHKVFGVSNVTKIVTNLKEEDRKIAVDSLVWEALCRQKDPVLGPYADYRRVCEELRLYKNQFRQLPITQGSLVYKPTQGLTGWNINNKVASGDNDDGVDNNSSMNNIHINGNSVMDFYTFSYNDSAHNIQDSNKFIRPEKQNDSSLILPQQYLPNAFNQQYFITGKYNPMDSKSMESTLWEGSS